Part of the Chanodichthys erythropterus isolate Z2021 chromosome 13, ASM2448905v1, whole genome shotgun sequence genome is shown below.
gatgcaaaaatgagtatgtcccacaacaaaaactactacatctagtacttcgtatggcctccatgatttttaatgacagcaccaagtcttctaggcatggaatgaacaagttggcgacattttgcaacatctatatttttccattcttcaagaatgacttgtgtcttcagaattccccataggtgtttgattgggtttagatcaggagccactgaatcccTTTCACCCGTTTTTATGCCGTATTGTGTCATGGGAAAtggtcaccccagtttggctttctacttctttagataactgcagtgaacttgcatgctgaTTTTCTTCACCCCTTCttatcagaagacgctcctttCGAAGTGTTAACGTCCTTGGACGACCTGgatgtctctgtgagatggttgcagttccatcttttttaaatttttgtaccacttttgctacagtattctgactaataagtaaagctttgctgatcttcttgtagccttcacctttctggtgtaaagaaatgattttctttctcaggtcttgtgacatttctcttccatgtggtgccattgctgacggCATGAAATgtgaaggggttttaacacccttttatagtcagctgtctgctggacacctgtgtaatgaataattagactcacctgtggttgaattcttgaaCTTGTGGTTCAAATttgacatttgtagtctaaaatctagctttgctccagagactttcagtggggtctactcatttttgcatcaccctaatttgagtaaaactgaaaattttgttttctaagttatattattaaccttactttcatgttataagttaaacagatgttatattaaacttagtcttgtcagcattttggaaattgtttttgagatattgtttaaaatgttacttttcagagggggtgtactcctttacgctgagcactgtaggTCACAGCTTATCATATTTACCAACCCAATATACTTTAAGATAGCAGCTCAATTCCGTGTCTATGCAATCCTTACATTATAGATTACGAGAAGGAGAGACTGCAATCTTTATCCTGTCCATATAAGATGTTTTATCATTATGTATGATTTTATCAATGTGTAACTTCCTCATATGTTTATTGTTGTAAGGACTGGAAACATTCAGCCAGTTGGTCTATGAGGATTACTATGGAGTTGTAAGTTCAAAGCAAAACCTTAAATTGTTGTACTTAATTAAGGCTTTATGTATGAATTATTCTCATCTGTTCATCTATCTAAGCTCTTCTCAAATCAAAGCATCTTTTTTTGTCTTCTCAATAGAATAACATCAATAAGACAAACATCTCAGATTTCCCACGGTTTGCTCATCGAGGGATCCTCCTGGACTCATCCCGCCACTTCCTGCCACTCAAAGTCATTTTGGCCAATTTGGTGAGCTGAAATTATTTTCTCTATAATGACAGGTTTACGCTTAACATAAACACATACATGGGTCTAGAGgggcattttctttttttaccgGCAAAACCGGTGACTTATTTTTTTGTTTCCTCATTAGAAGACACGTGACAGCTAAATACCAcaaggatgttttgttttttgtaaaactGGAAAGTCAAGTTCTTTACATTTACACATGACAGTTATCACAAGACTAGATGATCAcaaaaattgtggccagtgcaCAGTGGTGAGAATTAGTTTGTCTGTAGCTTTGTAATCTAGAATTAAATGTTCTTGTCAATGGACATATGTGCAATGACCTTCCCAGGTTTTTGAATTGCTTCTTATTGCACTGTGTTCATTAATGAGGGGTCTAATTTTCACAGGAAGCTATGGCGATGAACAAGTTTAACGTATTCCACTGGCATATTGTGGACGATCAGTCATTTCCTTATATGAGCCGTACCTTCCCTGAGTTAAGTCAGAAGGTGAGTATGTGATGTTCACAGACATTTCCTGGTTTGGATTCAAGCTTGACTTCCTTAGGACACAAAATATATTGTAGATTTCATACAGTTTGTTGTGGATTACCACACTAGAATCCTATtgtcacaatgtaaatgggtgaACACAAGTTGTTATATCAAACAATAATTACACTGCAACAAATTGCAGGTTTATTTAAagagttaaaagagagttaatAAGCcatactttaaataaataagtttgAAATAGTTCTCATatacttttttgtattttgctGCATTGGAAGCAAAAGGTAAgggataaaaatgtacaaaaaaatgatGATACTGCCGTAGGACATGTCATTTTCCTTTTAGAGTAGAAATTtcaccttaaaggattagttcactttcaaatgaaaatttcctgataatttactcacccccatgtcatccaagatgtttatgtctttctttcttcagtcgaaaataaattaaggtttttgatgaaaacattccaggattattctctttatagtggacttcaatggaacccaaacggttgaaggtcaaaattacagtttcagtgcagcttcaaagggctttaaacgataccagacgaggaataagggtctcatCTAGCGACACGATCGGTCATTTGTATCTGCTATATAAACACAAAAGCTCGCCTTGCAAGTGCTtacgccagaccgccttccgtattcttcaaaatgctTGCGCTGTATGTCGTACACCTTCCCTCTCTACGTGATCCCAGATGAGTAATAAGGGTCGtctagtgaaacaatctgtcataaaaaaaagatatattttttgaccacaaatgctcatcttgcactactCTGCGAcgtgccacgcattacgtagtcacgttggaaaggtcacgcgtgacataggcggaagtaccgatccagtgtctgcaaagcaaacatgcaaagactaagtcaaatggcctttacaaaaaaaaaaaaaaaaaaaaaagttaaaacaacgATTTCaaacaattttgatgttggagTAGAAAATGAGACCACGGTACCTTCGCCTACGTCACTTGTGACCTTTCCTACGtaattacgtaatgtgtggcggatcgtagagcagtgcaagatgagcatttgtggttaaaaagtatataaattgtattttgtgttttgttgtattttttagaaaatgaccgattgttttgcgagacaagacccttattcctcgacTGGGatctgaaactgcaatttggaccttcaacccattgtaccctggtgaagtccactatattgagaaaaatcctggaatgttttcctcagaaactttaatttcttttcaaatgaagaaaaaaagacataaataccttggatgacatgggtgtgagtaaattatcaggaaattttaattctgaagtgaactaatcctttaagtcaaAAGCATTAGCTTCAGTTCACATGCTTTGGCTATAGAATCCAATTGCTGCTGTAAAAACTGACTGGggatgtgtgtttttttttttttttgtgtgtgtgtattgatcATGTTTTCCCTATTTGTtttgtgactggcagggagccTATCACCCATTTACACACGTGTACACTCCATCTGACGTGAAGATGGTCATTGAATTTGCCCGCATGAGGGGGATCCGGGTCATCCCTGAGTTTGACACTCCAGGACACACACAGTCATGGGGCAATGGTCAGTTGGTGGACATAATAAATGACAGCTTTATACAGATAGTGTTGTTTAGTCATGTTTTAGTTACCGATTAATATTACAACAATTATACAATTTAGAGTTTTCTCTCTTTTTGTTGTTCCTTCCCATAGGCATAAAGGATCTGCTAACACCCTGTTTCAGTGGCTCTACTCCTTCTGGAACATTTGGGCCGGTGAACCCCATCTTAAACTCCTCTTATGAGTTCATGACCCAGTTTTTCAAAGAGATCAGCATGGTCTTCCCTGATGCCTACATTCACCTGGGGGGAGACGAGGTTGACTTCAATTGTTGGTGCGAAACAGAGAGGAGCTTCTTACCCAAATAAATTCCCAGAATATGAACTCAGTGCCAATAatcatattgtatatgacacaATAAACTGTGTGTTTATTGTTAAAGGCAATGCTTATATTCTACTAATTTTTCCTGTAGGAAGTCCAATCCTGATGTTCAGAAGTTTATGAAGCAGCAGGGCTTTGGCACAGACTACAGCAAACTGGAGTCCTTCTACATTCAAAGGTCAGAGCTTCTGTACAGTCAGGAAGTCCATTTAGTTGTATAAATAAGATGGTTATGATAGTTTAATCTTTATTGTCTCCATTTGTCTTTGgcaattgttttaaattgtgttaAATCAGAACACAATCTGACAAAGTTATTACATATTCACCAATGACAAACAGGCTACTTGATATTGTGGCTGCTACCAAGAAAGGTTACATGGTGTGGCAGGAAGTGTTCGATAATGGGGTGAAGGTAAGGCTCATTTATTCTCATCTGCATGGATGTGCTTGTGCTCTTGCAAAGTAATGTAGATCCATAAAAGTCATATTACAGTCTTATTGGGAACTtacttgttttttaaaaagtagttaGACTAAgctaaaaataacaaaagaccAATTCTAGTAGGTCTACAATCCTTTGTAAATTTAAATGACTTCAATTCAAAGCCTAATCTACTTTTCCTTGACCTTCTTAATCACAAAAGCTTGACTTGCGTGCTTACTTTCTTACAAGCCTCTGCTAACATGCCACTAAATTGGTGTTTTTGATTGTGCTTGCCTATAACAAGTTAACagcccaaaaaaaacaaaacaaaaaaaacattcattagGGCACATGATGCGCTTTATGCATGTTCCAGCTGAAGGATGACACGGTTGTGGAGGTGTGGATGGGGAACAAGATGGAGGAGGAGTTGCAGAATGTGACTGGGGCAGGATTTACAACCATTCTTTCTGCCCCTTGGTACCTGGACTACATTAGCTATGGACAGGACTGGCAACGCTACTACAAAGTTGAGCCACTCAATTTCCCTGGTCAGTTTCTTTAGCCAAAGtctcattttgtttattttagcaCCACTAGTTTACTAAtctagtgattttttttttttttttttttttttttttttaacgctgTCATTTAGAAACTTTAGTTATTCAGTTCAGTGTGTTTACACATGTTTCGTGAATATTTCTTGTTTTCAAATGAGGGTTAAGAAAGATGGTCCAGATTcagttttagatttttaaacCTTTTCAAGCACTATACTTTTTACTAACCTGGTTTTTGCACTAAAAACATCCATGTGAGCTGGCCCTGTGTTGAATCACACACAAGCTTGGGGGTTGAGGAAGTGATCTGGGTAGAAATGGTCCATTGAGAAACACCAGCATTTTAATGGAGGACATGCACTCTTCATCGACCATACAGAACTTCCTGTAATTTCGGCATAATTATTGTAGTATTTAATTGTGATTCTGTCAGTCTCTCTATAGCTCTTGGTTTTGCTTGTCACTAGTAGGTTGTCATGTTTAGTTTTGTTTATGTATTTAGTGTGTTTGACCACCTGATCAACTCTGAGCTCCTGCCACATCTTAAGTTCAGTTGTTGAGGacattgtaaaaatgttttcctGTACGCTTCAGAAAGAATGCGTTCCAGCAAGTGGCACTCTAGATATAATAAAATTTGGGGttggtaatattttttttttaaatgtatttgaaagaagtcacttatgctcaccaatcctgcctttatttgataaaaaataaaagcagtagtatgtattatgaaatattatgacaatttaaaataaccattttctatttgtatatatttgaaaatgtaactaATCAGTTCCAAATAGTTAATAGAAAGTTCCTaaaccttactgaccccaaacctttgaatggcaTGCTTTGCCAGAGTTCCTCCTCCACCTTGCTCCTGCCTTGTTAAAATCAGTACTCTAATATCActgctaaaaacatgtctacattttaaagggatagttccaaaaatgaaaattgtcatcatttactcatcctaaagttgttccaaaccagtatgaatttctttcttctactgaacacaaaagatattttgaagaatatggctAACCAAATAGTTTATGGAACAACTGACTTTTATAGTATGGGGGGAAATCgtatggaagtcaatgaggcccatcaactgtttgtatccgacattcttcaaaatgtcttcttttgtgttcagcagaagaaagaaatttatacaggtttggaacaactagtgagtaaattatgacaattggTAACACTTCTCACTATTCActacgacttttccctcaataaactcctaatttgctgcttattaatagttagtaaggtagttaagAATGTAAAATAAGGTCAGACAGagtaaggcattaatatgtgcttaataatcaataataaacagccaatattgtAGTAATGTGCCTGCTAATAAGCAACtggttaaaagaccctaaaacaaagtgttaccaacaattttaatttttgggtaaactatcctcTTCAACTGTTGTCAGGCTCAAAGGCCATTATCTACTGATCTAATGAGAAAGCATGCATGTTGATTCAGAGTCTGAACATCTGACCTTCCAggacaatataaaacacaatggGTGTATTTCTCTGGACTACATTCAAGATCTAATGCTTTACAATTTCTGATGTAGTACCAATTTTGATAgagtaattatttttgttaCAATTGATAATTGATTTAATGCCACATAtcgtataatatatataatattttaaaaagcagCTATGTTTAGTTCTTTCAGAACTACTAGTGACAACTTCTTCATTACTGTGCAGTCTCAGCTTGGTAACTTTGGTATCTCTGTATCTTTGACAAAGTAAATCTGATATGAAGAATGAAAAGCCTTGTGAAGACCTTAAATGTAGTCCATAAGAAATATTCTGTGTTGATGTGTGTTATACAAACGTGTGTATGTGTACGCATGTAGCTGAAAGCCGACACACAGATCC
Proteins encoded:
- the hexb gene encoding beta-hexosaminidase subunit beta isoform X2, with product MYSLLKFAPLFLAVSVCHGWLFGDFVGKQKELNGEISLWPLPQKFQSSAVAFKLSPASFQIVHAKESSAGPSCSLLENAFRRYFEYMFGDLKKHEKSRKKVFDSDLEELKVWITSSDPECDGYPSLQTDESYQLSIDEPSAVLKAANVWGALRGLETFSQLVYEDYYGVNNINKTNISDFPRFAHRGILLDSSRHFLPLKVILANLEAMAMNKFNVFHWHIVDDQSFPYMSRTFPELSQKGAYHPFTHVYTPSDVKMVIEFARMRGIRVIPEFDTPGHTQSWGNGIKDLLTPCFSGSTPSGTFGPVNPILNSSYEFMTQFFKEISMVFPDAYIHLGGDEVDFNCWKSNPDVQKFMKQQGFGTDYSKLESFYIQRLLDIVAATKKGYMVWQEVFDNGVKLKDDTVVEVWMGNKMEEELQNVTGAGFTTILSAPWYLDYISYGQDWQRYYKVEPLNFPGTDAQKKLVIGGEACLWGEYVDATNLTPRLWPRASAVAERLWSDKSVTDISNAYNRLVQHRCRMVKRGIPAEPLFVGHCRHEYKGL